The region CAATCCCAATTTTCGAAACGCAACCGCCCAGGGGAATAAAAAAACCACCTCAACATCAAAAATGACAAAGACAATGGCGAACAGGTAAAAAAACGAGCGGAAACGAATGCGCGCCGGTCCCACCGTGGGTTCACCACATTCATAAGGTTCCAGCTTAAGTGCTGTGGGATTTTGCGGACGCAGCAGCCAGGAAATAAATACGCCGGCGGCCAAACAAAAAATCCCGACCCCTGCGGCTATCGCAATTGTTGTATAAGCTCCTATTTCCATGTGTGCCTGTCCTCCTTCCCTTTTTTTATCGACCCAGTGTACTGTCTAAATTCTCCAGAAAGCGTTTTCAGTGTTGCACAAGAATTTTTCACTCAACCAGCCAACTGTATTCCAGGCAGCACCCAATATTCATTCCCTGGCTTTGTCGTTGTGCAATACTGAAAACGCTTCCTGGAGGATTAAACATACATTCTCCGGCATACTGCAAGCCATTCCCGGTACGTGCTCTTTTTGTTCAGGCAAAAACGAAAACCCGGTAAATTGGCAATAACTACTGCTTGATATTCACTTGTGCTTATATCTTTATATCGTATCTTGCCTGAACAAAAAAAGCACGTACCGGGAATAGTTTTACTAGTGTTCCCGATTTGCAACCCCGGCGGCCATATCCAGCATCATCTGCCGCGGCTTGGAATCCGGGAACAACCGTAACCGCTGTTCAGCGCTTTTGATAAACATCTGCGCAATGGCTTGCGCCTCCTGAATCAAACCATTTTCAACCAATATCTTTTTAATACTGCCGATTCTAAATGTTCCGCTTTTCACCGCATGGTGCAATACCCGGCGTTGTGTTCCACGTAAGCGCTTAAGTCCGAGAATCACAGGCAGTGTGATGCGCCCTTCCCGCAGATCCTGACCGGCGGCTTTTCCGGTTTTGGCCGGGTTGCCGATAAAATCAAGAATATCATCTTGAATCTGAAATGCCATGCCGTAGGCCCGGCCAAAATCAGTCAACTGTTCAATTTGCTTTTTCTTTCCCCCGGTCACCGCACCCCCGCATTGACAGCATGCCGTGAAAAGGCTGGCGGTTTTATTTTCGATCACCTGCCGGTATTGCGCAACAGTCATGGAGACCGCTCCCCGGTATTGCCGTTCTTGAATTTCCCCGAAACAAACCATACCGGCCGCTTGTATAACCTTCCCCTGAATTTTTTTTGGGACTTCCTCAAATAAAATCTGCATCACCTGCGTAAAAAGAAAATCCCCGGCCAAAACCGCAATCTCGTTGCCATGGCGCGCATTCATCGTCATCCCATGGCGGCGACGGCCGGACTTGTCAATCACGTCATCATGCACCAGGGTCGCATAGTGAAATAATTCCAATGCCACAGCCAAGGCTTCCGCTTCCTGATTAATCCGGCCGCAAAGTTGTGCCGAAAGCAATGTCAATCGAACTCTTAATTGCTTACCCTTGGTTTGCGCTGCATACCGCAGCAGCGCGTTTAAAAAATCATCTTGGGAATGCAGGCGCGTACGAATCCGGGCATTAATTTTTTTCAACATCTGTTGAAGCGTGCTATTAAATGATTTTTGCATAGGTTTTAAATACTTCTCGACCTCTCGGGATTACGGATAGTATAACGTCTGAAAACACTCGTCACAAATCGTACCAAATTCTTTGCAGAATTGTCAATTCGCAAGCTGTAAAAAAACTCCCCTCTCCAATTACCCGGGAAAATAACCCTCCAAAACCATTGCTGTCCTAATCCACAAAACATCCGGTTACCAACCGGTCGGAATGCTTTTTTTAGAAAAAACACATCAGTCATAAAAATCCACCGGCTTACCCGGCACCCGGCATTCGCCGGACAAGTACGCCGGGCAGGCTGCCCATTGTGTACGCGCCGGCATGATAAAAATCGTACGTGTAAATCAGTGGTCAATCAAAATCACCCGGGTGGTCTGATGACAGTGGACAATTTTTATTTGAACAGCACTCCGCCGAAATTTCAGGCTTTTCCCTTATTCTTTTTTCGAATAGAGCGCGTATGTTGACTAATGGTTTTCACAATTTCATCCGGATCATCCATAACCCGGAAAATAGACATCTCCTTGGTATGAATCATACCTTCTGCAATCATCGTCTTATGAAACCAGGCCACCATATCCTTCCAAAATTCAGAACCCACCAAAATAACCGGAACCGGTTGGATCTTCTCGGTCTGGATCAGGGTGAGCACCTCAAAACATTCATCCAAAGTTCCCATCCCGCCGGGCATGATAATGACGGCGGAGGCATATTTGACAAACATGAGCTTGCGAACAAAAAAATACCTGAATCCAATCGGCAGATTCACATATGAATTGACCGATTGTTCTTCCGGCAGTGCGATATTAAGCCCTACCGAGCGTCCCTTGGCCTGGCTGGCGCCTTTATTGGCAGCTTCCATCAAACCGGGACCGCCGCCGGTAATGATCGCATGCCCGACACGGGCCAGCTTGTTGGCAATGGTCTGTGCCAACTTATAGTATTTTGTCCCGGGAGGTGTCCGGGCGGAACCAAACATTGTGACTGCCGGTCCGATCGTAGACAGCATTTCAAATCCATCCACCAACTCGGACATAATCCGAAATACACGCCAGGCATCTTCTTTGAATATACTGGGAGATAAGGATGCATCCCGGCATGGTTTTTTTGGGGATTTGCGTTGACGTGCCCGCTTCCCGGCTGAAACACTCATTGCTTGCGCTCCTCTCTGAGTCGGGCCGCCTTGACCGTATTGGCCATCAACATGGCAATCGTCATGACGCCCACACCACCGGGAACCGGCGTAATATACGCAGCCGCTTCACTGGCTTTTTTGTAATCCACATCACCGCACAAACCGCTCTCATCCCGGTTAATGCCCACATCAATCACCACGGCCCCAGGCTTGATCCAGTCGCCGAGAATACAAAATTTTTTCCCTACTGCTGCAATCAGAATATCTGCAGACCGGCATTCTGCTGCCAGATTTTGAGTCCGGGAATGACAAATTTCAACGGTAGCATGTGCTTGCATCAGCAGCATGGCAATGGGTTTGCCCACAATATTCGACCGTCCCACGACCACGGCTTTTTTACCCTGCAATGAAATCCCGGCTGCTTGCAGCATTTCCATGATCCCCAGCGGGGTGCAGGAAACCAAACGCGGGAACCCGGCAAACAGTTTCCCCATATTATAGGGATGGAACCCATCCACGTCTTTATCCGGATCAATCGCCTCAATAATTTTATTGGCATCAATCTCCTTGGGAAGCGGCAATTGGACCAAAATTCCGTCAATGTGATCATTGCCGTTCAAAGAATCGATCAAGTCCAAAAGCGTCTGTTCAGTCACCGTTGCTGGAAAATCATGCGCAAATGAACGAATTCCCAGCACCTCACATTTTTTCCTTTTATGACGCACATAAACTTCCGAAGCAGGGTCTTCTCCCACCTTCACCACTGCCAATCCCGGGAATCTCCCATATTTTTCCTGAAATAGTGTCAGTTGTGATGTCAAACGTGCATAAACCTGGTTGGCAATCGGTTTACCTTCTAATACAGTAGCTGCCATGCTGTTTATCGCTCCACTTTTCTTATGAAATTGTCCTAAAATGATTTTCGAGTATACCACATTTTCCTGAAATCCTGCTGAATCTAAAGAAATATCCTTTCTTTATTTTTAACAAATTCCAAACAATTACTCCATTTTTTTTTAATAAAAACCCTTTTGTTTCAAAATGAATAATGCTAAAATAATTTTTAAAATACAGAAAATAATCGATTTCACTATCTCAACCTGTCCTGAAAGGAGGCTGATAACAAAAAAAATCCCTGAGTGATGATGAATCATCGTTATGTATTGCCGGATCTAAAGTTTCAACATCTTATAAAAACGGAGGGACAATTTTGAAAAAGTTTGCGATTCTTTCTTTGGTCGTGTGTTTTGGAATTGCTTTGGCAAGTTCCGCGCTAGCACTGCGCTGGCCTGACAATGCCAGCTATCGTGTCAGCACCATGGGTAACGCCGCACTCGGTATAGAAGACGAGACCACGGCACTCACTATTTTCAACCATCAAAACATCGCTGGTGTTGCATTCAACAAAAAAGAAAACCGTTCTGATTTTGGTCTGGGTTATGCTTCAACCAATTACACTGTTGATTATGACTCCGGCGCAAAATACGAAAACTTAGGCACAGGTTTCGACCTCGTTCGTCCCGGTGCTGAATACCGCGGGATCACCTATTGGTTAAACGACAATGTCATTATTCGCGCAGGCATTGAAGGTCTAATGCTAAACATGAAAGAAATTTCCACTGCATCAGACGGCACTTCCACTGAAGAAGTATTAGCTTTTTCCGGACTTGGCGGCGGTGCTTCCGCAACCTATAAACTGGATGGCGGTCTGGCGTTCGGCGCTGGTGTGACTTACATCGGTGCAGGCGGAAAACCGGATTCTTTAGACGGTGCCTACAATGTTTTTGGAACCACTTCCAAGTTTGAAATAGCGGCCTCGGTTTTAAGCTGGGGAGTCAACGCCGGTTATGAACTCATGCTGGAAAACGATAATAAATTAACCTTTGGGCTCGGCGTCCATTCCGATGATGATTTACCGGATTTCGTCAGTAGTGAAGGCGATTATAATGTAACCCAAACGATGGAAGGCGAAATCCCGACCAGCCCGACAACCACTATAGCGATGTCCATCGAAGAAGCAACCACCCAATCACCGCTTTTCATCTCCGGTGAGGCTATCTTTAATATGGGCAGCATGCTGGAAGCCGGTCTGCTGTTTGATTATGGTATGAAGTCCATCAATGAGAAAATAACAACGACCACTGACGGTACCGCCGTTGAAACAGACTATAAAACCAACGACATCACCGAACTGGTCATTGCACCGGTCGTGCAAGCCAATATTCCGGTAGGTGACGGAATGGCGATTCTACCCGGCGTCCAGTTCTCCACTGCCGGCAGCAGCAATACTGATGATTTTAGTCTTGATTACACCACTACAGACGACGATAACGACACCTATAAATCCAGTGAGACCGTTGTTGCCAACAACCTGATTGGTATTGGCTGCGGTTTCCAGGCCATGGAAAAACAGCTTCAAGTCGCGGTTCAATATGAAACGGGCAGCTGGACATCTGACTACACCCCTTATGCGGCTGACGGAACTGCCGGAACTGTTATCGACTCCGAAGGATCTGTCAGCAACATTAAAGCGGGTGCTGAATTCTGGGTCATCCCGATGCTGGCGCTGCGCGCCGGTTATCAACTCCTGGCCAGCACCACCAAAGACGGCACGGTTGACTCCGATGGAAATATTGTTGATGATATCTCCAACACCAACCGTATCACTTTGGGTGCCGGCTTGTCTTTGCCGCAAGGTATGCTCTTTGATTTGTTGGTGGAGCTTGATACCAACACCAGCGATCCTGTCAGCGATCCGGAACCATCTAATACAGCCATGAATATTTTATTGGGCGTCAAACTTCCTATCTAATTGGGAATACAAACTAAAAAGGCAGGGAGCCGACGGCTCCCTGCCTTTTTTTTATTCTGCAAATAAATCAAATTGTAGGGAATGGTCGCGACCATTCCCTACATCTGAAAACCCAAAGTCATCAAATATTCCATAATCACTTCGCGCTGATCACTGGACAGGTCCATAAACTCAATCCCGGCATGGGACCAGGCCTTCTTGAAATCAACCCAGCAGACCTTGCCTTCCAAATTAACTGACTTGCGGGTGTTGGGCAGGGTAAAACTCAATTGCAGCAAATCATGCTTTTTTAATTTCACATTAGTTTCAAGCAACAACCCGTCCGGTGTGATGTTTTTTACAATTCCTTGACATTCACTGCCGGTTTCGGTGGCGGGCAGGCAGATATTTTCCAAAAGAAAAAAAACCGGCACACGGGGTATGCGTCTGCGATCATCCATCACGACTCCTTTTTCTGACGGCCCGAGCCGTCTTCGGGACGCTGCCAGGCATTAAAAATGTGTTTAAGTAAATCTTCCGGTGCAAAGGGCTTGAGCAGATAATCATGCGCCCCGGCTGCCAAGCCTTTTTCAATATCCTGCTGCCGCCCTTTATCCGCGACAACAATCAGGGTCGCGTACTTCCCGGAAAAACATTCATAACAACGACGGATGAAATGACAGCCATCAAACCGGACGGCAGTTGCCTCAGCAAAAATCATATCCACATGCTCAGCGGTGTTTTCAAGATATGCCAATGCCGCTTGGGCATCTTCAAATTGCCGGACATCCAAGCCATCGGTGATTTGCTTTTGCTCTTGCGCCAAACTTTTAGCTTTGGCATAAAAACAAACCCACAAAGATTTTTTCAGTAATCCGGCCAATTCAAAATCATCATTCAAAATGATGATATGCATATTCTGAATCTCCTGTCACACGATACTGGCAGCATGCCTGCGTTTTGAGCACACTGCGTTACGAAGACTGTTCCGTATCATCTGCCACCGGTTTTTCTTCTTTGGGCTTCCTGGGTCTGACAACCATCCACATCACCAGCACACTCACCGGACCAAAAACAAGCCCGATAATTCCCCAAACCAGCATACTCCGCTTGCGTATATCCGCCAATGCAACATTGATGACCGCTGACAGCACCCAAATTCCAAAAATAATGGACCAAAAACGTGCCGCCGCATCTACCGTACCAAAAAAAGGAATGGGTTCCACTCTATTCACCTCATCAGATTGAATCAATATTTATTTCACAAACAAACATGAATGTTTATTCTTCTTCTACCTCTACGTCAGCTTCCGGAAGCGCTTCTTCCCCGGAATCGTCTATACCGTCATCCTCTTCAATGGGCACAAGGGTGCGAATAAACATCACTGGTGGATTACACTCTTTGCAGGGAGCGTACCCCTGCTCGCTGGCATCCTTGGCGGTTTGAAACCGAATACGGTTCTTTTTCGGCAAGGCCTTCGCCAAGTCGCACCATTGATGATGATATCGCTTATTTTTTCTATCACCAATATAGATTGTTTCCCTTGCAACCGGCAGCGATAATTTTTTAATTGCCTTAATCTTCAGGGATGGCTGACGTGCCGGTGGAATACATTTTTGGCAGGGAAAATATCCTTTGGCCTCCGCTTCCGCTTCTGAATCAATTTTCCGTATATTCCGTTCTTTAATCTTTTTCACCAAAGAACAATCCGGCCGATGAAAAATTTTTTCCAAATTATCGGCAATGACCTTTGCCTGACCAACACCGGGTATAAGGAAAACCATCAAGACCACAGACAAAAAAAACAATTGAATCAATTGCTTCAATTTCTTCATGGGACTCCATTTCTTTCCTTGGCAGCGTCCTACTGACCTGCCTGTTTAGTGGGCGACCAACGGAAATCCTATACTCCCACCATCTTTCCAGTCGGGACGGCATCCCTCCCCAAACAATACCGGGGTGGTATACCACCGCACGATACAATCACATTTTAACTTAATAGCTCATGGCATTTTCAACAAACGCATGCAATCGTTCCCTGTCTTCGACATCAATGCGATTAAAAATAATTCCATGCGCAAAAACATTTTCTCCATTTTCATTCACCGGGCGGGACCAAAGAATATCCGCTCTCACATGCGTTGGTTCCGTAAACTTGGGAAGCGCAATATCAAATTCCATGGTGGTGGCAACCGGAATTTCCGC is a window of bacterium DNA encoding:
- a CDS encoding response regulator, with the translated sequence MHIIILNDDFELAGLLKKSLWVCFYAKAKSLAQEQKQITDGLDVRQFEDAQAALAYLENTAEHVDMIFAEATAVRFDGCHFIRRCYECFSGKYATLIVVADKGRQQDIEKGLAAGAHDYLLKPFAPEDLLKHIFNAWQRPEDGSGRQKKES
- a CDS encoding PilZ domain-containing protein translates to MGVMNYRKYARVEVEIPVAILFPGIQALPGTYINNLSEEGASLISEAEIPVATTMEFDIALPKFTEPTHVRADILWSRPVNENGENVFAHGIIFNRIDVEDRERLHAFVENAMSY
- a CDS encoding TIGR00730 family Rossman fold protein — translated: MSVSAGKRARQRKSPKKPCRDASLSPSIFKEDAWRVFRIMSELVDGFEMLSTIGPAVTMFGSARTPPGTKYYKLAQTIANKLARVGHAIITGGGPGLMEAANKGASQAKGRSVGLNIALPEEQSVNSYVNLPIGFRYFFVRKLMFVKYASAVIIMPGGMGTLDECFEVLTLIQTEKIQPVPVILVGSEFWKDMVAWFHKTMIAEGMIHTKEMSIFRVMDDPDEIVKTISQHTRSIRKKNKGKA
- the folD gene encoding bifunctional methylenetetrahydrofolate dehydrogenase/methenyltetrahydrofolate cyclohydrolase FolD, with the protein product MAATVLEGKPIANQVYARLTSQLTLFQEKYGRFPGLAVVKVGEDPASEVYVRHKRKKCEVLGIRSFAHDFPATVTEQTLLDLIDSLNGNDHIDGILVQLPLPKEIDANKIIEAIDPDKDVDGFHPYNMGKLFAGFPRLVSCTPLGIMEMLQAAGISLQGKKAVVVGRSNIVGKPIAMLLMQAHATVEICHSRTQNLAAECRSADILIAAVGKKFCILGDWIKPGAVVIDVGINRDESGLCGDVDYKKASEAAAYITPVPGGVGVMTIAMLMANTVKAARLREERKQ
- a CDS encoding PilZ domain-containing protein, whose product is MDDRRRIPRVPVFFLLENICLPATETGSECQGIVKNITPDGLLLETNVKLKKHDLLQLSFTLPNTRKSVNLEGKVCWVDFKKAWSHAGIEFMDLSSDQREVIMEYLMTLGFQM
- a CDS encoding OprO/OprP family phosphate-selective porin, with the translated sequence MKKFAILSLVVCFGIALASSALALRWPDNASYRVSTMGNAALGIEDETTALTIFNHQNIAGVAFNKKENRSDFGLGYASTNYTVDYDSGAKYENLGTGFDLVRPGAEYRGITYWLNDNVIIRAGIEGLMLNMKEISTASDGTSTEEVLAFSGLGGGASATYKLDGGLAFGAGVTYIGAGGKPDSLDGAYNVFGTTSKFEIAASVLSWGVNAGYELMLENDNKLTFGLGVHSDDDLPDFVSSEGDYNVTQTMEGEIPTSPTTTIAMSIEEATTQSPLFISGEAIFNMGSMLEAGLLFDYGMKSINEKITTTTDGTAVETDYKTNDITELVIAPVVQANIPVGDGMAILPGVQFSTAGSSNTDDFSLDYTTTDDDNDTYKSSETVVANNLIGIGCGFQAMEKQLQVAVQYETGSWTSDYTPYAADGTAGTVIDSEGSVSNIKAGAEFWVIPMLALRAGYQLLASTTKDGTVDSDGNIVDDISNTNRITLGAGLSLPQGMLFDLLVELDTNTSDPVSDPEPSNTAMNILLGVKLPI
- a CDS encoding NADH-quinone oxidoreductase subunit A; protein product: MEIGAYTTIAIAAGVGIFCLAAGVFISWLLRPQNPTALKLEPYECGEPTVGPARIRFRSFFYLFAIVFVIFDVEVVFLFPWAVAFRKLGLFAFVEMIVFIAVLLLALAYAWRKGALRWQ
- a CDS encoding polyprenyl synthetase family protein — protein: MQKSFNSTLQQMLKKINARIRTRLHSQDDFLNALLRYAAQTKGKQLRVRLTLLSAQLCGRINQEAEALAVALELFHYATLVHDDVIDKSGRRRHGMTMNARHGNEIAVLAGDFLFTQVMQILFEEVPKKIQGKVIQAAGMVCFGEIQERQYRGAVSMTVAQYRQVIENKTASLFTACCQCGGAVTGGKKKQIEQLTDFGRAYGMAFQIQDDILDFIGNPAKTGKAAGQDLREGRITLPVILGLKRLRGTQRRVLHHAVKSGTFRIGSIKKILVENGLIQEAQAIAQMFIKSAEQRLRLFPDSKPRQMMLDMAAGVANREH